Proteins encoded by one window of Antechinus flavipes isolate AdamAnt ecotype Samford, QLD, Australia chromosome 4, AdamAnt_v2, whole genome shotgun sequence:
- the ACADM gene encoding medium-chain specific acyl-CoA dehydrogenase, mitochondrial — protein sequence MCLCHLPSNPVPWGAGLSLLDQSGRNPVSPHPIRSRGGRDSAKLPRTRRVPGPSGSRRVGGARRLCPKSLGPAVGSGAGSELRDCGREGEGEGEDKEKDMAATVLRRGARALQGFPRSFWRSQHTKSEPKREPALGFSFELTEQQKEFQETARKFAREEIIPVAAQYDRTGEYPVPLIKRAWELGLINTHIPESCGGLGLGIFDACLITEELAYGCTGVQTAIEANSLGQMPVILAGNAQQQKKYLGRMTEQPLMCAYCVTEPGAGSDVAGLQTRAERKGNEYVINGQKMWITNGGKANWYFLLARTDPNPQAPASKAFTGFIVEADTPGIQVGRKEINMGQRCSDTRGIVFEDVVVPKENVLVGEGSGFKIAMGAFDKTRPPVAAGAVGLAQRALDEATKYALERKTFGRHLVEHQAVAFLLAEMAMKVELARMGYQRAAWEVDSGRRNTYYASIAKAFAGDIANQLASDAVQIFGGNGFNSEYPVEKLMRDAKIYQIYEGTAQIQRLIIAREHIGKYKN from the exons ATGTGCCTCTGTCATCTTCCATCCAATCCTGTCCCCTGGGGGGCGGGACTCTCGCTCCTGGACCAAAGTGGGCGGAACCCCGTCTCTCCTCATCCAATCCGATCGCGCGGTGGTCGTGACTCAGCGAAGCTTCCTCGCACGAGGCGTGTCCCAGGGCCTTCGGGTTCTCGCCGTGTGGGCGGGGCCAGGCGCCTCTGCCCTAAAAGTCTCGGCCCGGCGGTTGGAAGTGGAGCCGGTTCTGAACTGAGGGACTGCGGccgggaaggagaaggagaaggagaagacaaagaaaaagacatggcAGCGACGGTGCTGAGGCGCGGGGCACGG GCGCTGCAAGGCTTTCCCCGGAGCTTTTGGAGGTCGCAGCACACCAAGAGTGAGCCCAAGCGGGAGCCTGCGCTGGGATTTAGCTTCG AGCTCACGGAGCAGCAGAAGGAGTTCCAGGAGACGGCGCGCAAGTTCGCCCGAGAAGAGATCATCCCGGTGGCGGCGCAGTACGACAGGACAGGGGAG TACCCCGTTCCCCTGATCAAAAGGGCCTGGGAGCTGGGGCTCATCAACACCCACATTCCGGAGAGCTGCG GCGGCCTGGGGCTCGGGATCTTCGACGCCTGCCTCATCACGGAGGAGCTGGCCTACGGGTGCACCGGCGTGCAGACGGCCATCGAAGCCAACTCCCTGGGG CAAATGCCCGTCATCCTCGCCGGGAACGCCCAGCAGCAGAAGAAGTACCTCGGGAGGATGACGGAGCAGCCCTTGATGTGC GCTTACTGCGTGACCGAGCCCGGGGCGGGCTCCGACGTGGCGGGTCTGCAGACCAGGGCCGAGAGGAAGGGCAACGAGTACGTCATCAACGGGCAGAAGATGTGGATAACCAACGGGGGGAAAGCCAACTG GTACTTCCTCCTGGCTCGCACCGACCCCAACCCCCAGGCTCCGGCCAGCAAAGCCTTCACGGGCTTCATCGTGGAAGCCGACACCCCGGGGATCCAGGTCGGGAGGAAG GAGATCAACATGGGCCAGCGCTGCTCGGACACCAGGGGCATCGTCTTCGAGGACGTGGTCGTGCCCAAGGAGAACGTCCTGGTCGGGGAAGGCTCCGGCTTCAAGATCGCCATGGGGGCGTTCGACAAGACCAGGCCTCCG GTCGCCGCCGGGGCCGTCGGGCTGGCGCAGAGGGCTTTGGACGAAGCCACCAAGTACGCCTTGGAGAGGAAGACCTTCGGAAGGCACCTCGTGGAG CACCAGGCCGTGGCCTTTCTGCTGGCCGAGATGGCGATGAAGGTGGAGCTGGCCAGGATGGGCTACCAGCGGGCGGCGTGGGAAGTGGACTCGGGCCGCCGCAACACCTACTACGCGTCCATCGCCAAAGCCTTCGCCGGCGACATCGCCAACCAGCTGGCCTCTGACGCCGTGCAGATCTTTGGGGGCAACGGCTTCAACAGCGAATACCCCGTGGAGAAGCTGATGCGAGACGCCAAGATCTACCAG ATTTACGAAGGGACCGCCCAAATCCAGAGGCTGATCATAGCCCGGGAGCACATTGGCAAGTACAAGAACTGA
- the LOC127563136 gene encoding transcriptional regulatory protein AlgP-like isoform X2: MPRPDAEKPEEQEAVPLWQPPMRKRSIQVRLQPAILPVIRAQPWKITEPAGRPGRHPESRSPPAAPGGTPSHGASRPPQAALRVTEPAGRPGRYPESRSQPAAPGSTPSHGASRPPRAAPRVTEPAGRPRQHSESLSLPAAPGSTLSHGASRPPRAAP; this comes from the exons ATGCCCCGGCCGGATGCAGAAAAGCCTGAAGAACAAGAAGCGGTGCCG CTATGGCAGCCTCCTATGCGCAAGAGAAGCATCCAGGTACGGCTCCAGCCAGCAATCCTGCCAGTCATACGGGCACAGCCCTGGAAGATCACGGAGCCCGCCGGCCGCCCCGGGCGGCACCCAGAGTCACGGAGCCCGCCGGCCGCCCCGGGCGGTACCCCGAGTCACGGAGCCAGCCGGCCGCCCCAGGCAGCACTCCGAGTCACGGAGCCCGCCGGCCGCCCCGGGCGGTACCCCGAGTCACGGAGCCAGCCGGCCGCCCCAGGCAGCACTCCGAGTCACGGAGCCAGCCGGCCGCCCCGGGCGGCACCCCGAGTCACGGAGCCAGCCGGCCGCCCCAGGCAGCACTCCGAGTCACTGAGCCTGCCGGCCGCCCCGGGCAGCACCCTGAGTCACGGAGCCAGCCGGCCGCCCCGGGCAGCACCCTGA
- the LOC127563136 gene encoding basic salivary proline-rich protein 1-like isoform X1: MGRAQGLETPEFKRRQCDPAQGPSSLLSFQVKHLCQRSPREAGSTRSRRAGPTDPQATRGCARSRDPLPPGRQPGTPEQAAAPNPKCPGRMQKSLKNKKRCRYGSLLCAREASRYGSSQQSCQSYGHSPGRSRSPPAAPGGTQSHGARRPPRAVPRVTEPAGRPRQHSESRSPPAAPGGTPSHGASRPPQAALRVTEPAGRPGRHPESRSQPAAPGSTPSH, from the exons ATGGGGAGAGCTCAGGGCCTGGAAACACCAGAGTTCAAACGCCGCcagtgtgaccctgcacaaggcCCCTCGTCTCTGCTTTCATTCCAGGTAAAGCATCTCTGCCAGAGAAGCCCAAGGGAAGCCGGGTCCACAAGGTCCCGAAGGGCCGGCCCAACGGACCCACAAGCAACGCGGGGCTGTGCTAGATCCAGGGATCCTTTGCCTCCCGGGAGGCAGCCAGGAACTCCTGAACAAGCAGCGGCACCTAACCCTAAATGCCCCGGCCGGATGCAGAAAAGCCTGAAGAACAAGAAGCGGTGCCG CTATGGCAGCCTCCTATGCGCAAGAGAAGCATCCAGGTACGGCTCCAGCCAGCAATCCTGCCAGTCATACGGGCACAGCCCTGGAAGATCACGGAGCCCGCCGGCCGCCCCGGGCGGCACCCAGAGTCACGGAGCCCGCCGGCCGCCCCGGGCGGTACCCCGAGTCACGGAGCCAGCCGGCCGCCCCAGGCAGCACTCCGAGTCACGGAGCCCGCCGGCCGCCCCGGGCGGTACCCCGAGTCACGGAGCCAGCCGGCCGCCCCAGGCAGCACTCCGAGTCACGGAGCCAGCCGGCCGCCCCGGGCGGCACCCCGAGTCACGGAGCCAGCCGGCCGCCCCAGGCAGCACTCCGAGTCACTGA